A single genomic interval of Gossypium raimondii isolate GPD5lz chromosome 11, ASM2569854v1, whole genome shotgun sequence harbors:
- the LOC128034723 gene encoding uncharacterized protein LOC128034723: MEKFLTLKCYFVYSIWLIYAGNEKYEVDCGLGNKYVVDLLNYSCSCRKWDLSGIPCKHVVSCMQLLAVSPETYVNTCYTVTTQLNIYSHLINPVKGPMQWEHVRDMEPILPPIIRRPPERPKQTRRKEIDEVIKSGSKLSKTGQKANCSKSGKLGHNTRTCKGIVGGKHPFTCPRNHVEF; encoded by the exons ATggaaaaatttttaactttaaaatgttacTTTGTTTATAGTATATGGCTGATATATGCTGGAAATGAGAAGTACGAGGTAGACTGTGGATTAGGCAACAAGTATGTGGTTGACCTCCTCAACTACTCCTGTTCATGTAGAAAATGGGATTTGTCAGGAATCCCATGTAAGCATGTTGTTTCTTGCATGCAATTACTTGCTGTGAGCCCTGAAACTTATGTAAATACATGTTATACTGTCACTACCCAGTTGAATATTTACAGCCACTTGATTAACCCTGTAAAAG GTCCTATGCAATGGGAACATGTAAGGGACATGGAACCCATTCTTCCTCCCATAATTAGAAGGCCCCCAGAAAGACCCAAACAAACAAGGAGGAAGGAAATAGATGAAGTAATAAAGAGTGGATCAAAATTAAGCAAGACAGGACAGAAAGCTAATTGCAGCAAAAGTGGCAAACTAGGCCATAATACAAGGACTTGCAAAGGGATTGTTGGGG GTAAGCATCCGTTTACTTGCCCTCGCAACCATGTGGAGTTTTAA